Below is a window of Pseudomonadota bacterium DNA.
GGCGGAAGCCCGGACGCACGACGGGATCGGCGATCGCTTCTTCTCCGCGCCCGCCTGGTCGCTGCTGGGGTAGAGCCCATGAGCGCGGCCATCAACCCCCAGCACGTCGTGCTGTTCCACCACTTCCGGCGCTTCCTCGTCGAAGCCGCGAAGGCGGGGCTCGACGCGGCGCCGCTCAAGGGGGCGCACCTCGTCACGAGCGTCTACCCGGCCGACGCGGACCGGGGGGTGATGGCCGACGTGGACTTCCTCGTGCGGCCGGAGCAGTTCGAAAGAGCCGGGTCGCTCCTCGAGGGGTTGGGGTTCTACAGGAAGCCCCTCGAGGAGGCCGGGCGCGCGACGCACGAGCGCGCCTACTACCTCGATGTCGGGGGCGGACGTCACATCATGTTCGAGGCGCACCGCCACCTCTTCGATCCGGTCCGCTTTCCTTTGGACCACGAGGGGCTCTGGCGCCGCAGCGCGGCCTCGGAGTTCGACGGGGCTCCGTGCCGGCGGCTCGCGCCCGAGGACCACTACGTCCACATCGTCTTTCACGACACCCTGCACCGGCTCACGTCCCTCGGGAGGACGCTTCGCGACCTCGAGCTGCTCGCCCGCCACGGCGACGCGGATTTGGATCTCATTATATATAGAGCCCGCGAGTGGCGCCTCACCCGCGCGGTGTGGCTGCTCACGAAGCGCGTCGACGCCTCGGCGCCGGAGCTCGGGCTTTCGAGGATCGTCCGGGAGCTCGCGCCTGCGCGATCCGTGCGAGCGGCGCTGGAGCTCGTCGTTCCAGAAGGCCGCACGGAGACCCGCCTCTCGCGCCTCCACCACCGCCTGCAGGCGGCGCTCCTCTGGCCCTTGATCCTCGACAGCCCGCTCCAGGCGGCGCGCCTGGCGATCACCCACCCCTATGTCAGGTACTGCCTCACCCCTGCCCCCCGCTAAACCCAACCATTCCATCTTTTTTTCCGTCGCCTCGCCCGGATTCCGGGCGGGCGATGACGGACAATGCCGGCTTTCGCCCGGGCAGGATCTGCCCGGGCTGGGCTCGATCCGGCGGGGGATGGACCCCGCCGGGGGAAACGACGCGGTGATCACATGAGCGTTCGCCTTTTCGCAACGCGCCATTCGCACGCTGAGTTGTTCATGCACGCGGTCTGGACGACCAAGAACAGGTTGGCGTTGCTCGACGAAGACGACCTGGCGGCGATCGGAGCAACGACACAGAAGACCGCGAGGAAGATCGGCGCGGTTGTGTACGCCGCAGGCGGAACGGAAGACCACGTGCACGTGCTGGTGAGATACCGGCCCGATATGGCGGTGTCGAACCTCGTGAGGTCCATGAAGGCGTCGACCTCATACATTCTTCGACAAACGATCCCGGAGTTCGCGTGGCAGGAAGGCTACGCCGCGTTCAGCGTCTCCACAAAAGACGTCCGCCGCGTCGAGGCCTATATTCTGGGTCAGGCAGCGCACCACGCGACGAATAACACGTGGGATGATTGCGAACCGGGATGATGACTTCCGCCCGCCGGGGTCCATCCCCCGGCGGGTCTATCCCAGCCCGGCCAGATCCTGGCCGGGCCGCTCGTTCCGGGTTACCCACACTCCCCGAATCGGGGTAGACTGTGTGCTTCTTGTAGCGGTCGCGTTGGACGCCTCGCACGCGGCGCGTGAACGGGCGGGCGATCCGTGACAACAGATCCGGCGGGAACATGATCAAGTACCTCACAAAGGGAACGCAGATCCTCGTCGACCTGGTCGTGCTGTCGGCCGCGTTCTGGCTCGCGTTCATGCTCCGGTTCGAGCTCGCCCCTGATATTTCGACCTAC
It encodes the following:
- a CDS encoding nucleotidyltransferase family protein, which gives rise to MSAAINPQHVVLFHHFRRFLVEAAKAGLDAAPLKGAHLVTSVYPADADRGVMADVDFLVRPEQFERAGSLLEGLGFYRKPLEEAGRATHERAYYLDVGGGRHIMFEAHRHLFDPVRFPLDHEGLWRRSAASEFDGAPCRRLAPEDHYVHIVFHDTLHRLTSLGRTLRDLELLARHGDADLDLIIYRAREWRLTRAVWLLTKRVDASAPELGLSRIVRELAPARSVRAALELVVPEGRTETRLSRLHHRLQAALLWPLILDSPLQAARLAITHPYVRYCLTPAPR
- the tnpA gene encoding IS200/IS605 family transposase, with the protein product MHAVWTTKNRLALLDEDDLAAIGATTQKTARKIGAVVYAAGGTEDHVHVLVRYRPDMAVSNLVRSMKASTSYILRQTIPEFAWQEGYAAFSVSTKDVRRVEAYILGQAAHHATNNTWDDCEPG